ACCTCAGGTAAGAGCGCAGTGCCATTGAAAgcaccacagcacagagaggaagaggagtctGCTTATGATTGATGCGTACTAGAAATTGAACCCTGCCCCCAGGTCATGGTGAACTAAAGAACATACTGGTACGGTGGGTTAAATATCAGGCAATTAAACTGACAAAGGGCAAAAGGACAGTGAGTGAATTCAGAGTAGGAGAGGGGGGTTGAACATGTGCATGCATTCTTAGATAGCTACTCATAAAAATGTGAGCCGTGTGAGTCTGTGTATGACACAATTATCTCTCAGATACTGCAGCGAGTGAGCAGGGAGGGAGTGTGGATTAAAGCAGTTCACTTTGGTGGGTTTCAATGGACTCCTTAGCTGTTGGGGGTTTAGAGTCTGAAGTTTGGATTAGGTTTTAACACCATTTAggtggttttgttttgcaggtcaatttgaaagaaaaacaagaagatttTATGCACCCAagcatccaaaaacaaaaatgcgAACAGATTATTGACCACTCTTTACAGTTGAtggcagaaagaaaatgcagttCCTCACAGAAACAGAGTGATTGCAtaataaaaactacaaactgATTAAGCTGcgaatttcaatttcagttttcacctttaaataaaactaacacCAATAaattccatttgttttttttttaaatagaaagaTGATTTACAAAACCTAACTATCCTATACATGCATGATTGTGCGTAGCTGCAATGTACACAGTACACCGAGAGCATCAGCTGTAATAACTCCTCTATTTGACAGAACTTACATGTGTGATGGTGGGGAGTAACCGGGGCTGCTGTGTCCGTTGGTGTCCAAGTGGTCGAGCGAGCCATTGAGCTCCTCATGGGCGGACTGCATCAGGTTCGGGGGGCTGCCGCTCAGCGTACCTGGGGGGCTGCCGCCCAGCAGTCCTGGCGGGCTCCCGCCTAACAGTCCTGGTGGACTCCCGCCCATCAGGCCGGCTGCGTCTCCACCCAGCAGGCCATGGCAGCTGCCTCCCATCGGGCCCGTGGAGCCGCTGTTCATGAGGCCGGGAGTCCCCAGCAAAGGCAGGGATGTCTCAGCCAGAGCAGCCTGTAGGACAGAGTGAGAAGGAGGTGAAATGTTGGGGATGGGAGTTTGAGGGGAGGTTGTTTGTATAAATGGGTAGAAAGGTTCAAGAGTGTAAAAGGTCGGCAGCAGGTGAGGTGCATGGAGGGAGAGAgtaataaaagaggaaaaagtggcAGGTGAGAGAATGAGAAGGTTTAACACAGTGATTGTCAAAACTGGCTTGTCTCCTGctcatgttgttttattctgttacaGGCTATTTTTCCCCCTGTGACACCTTGCTGACAACCACGTCCCCCCATCTGCCATTCATATGCCCTTGAGTGGTGTggctcttaaaaaaaaaagtcccccCAAAAAACTTTAccttaaaataatgaaaaaaaactcCTGACACTTTCGCCTGCTGAGCATTAAAGTTATATACAGTGATTAAATTTATAAGTTAAGTTTTTGCCATGAGCACCTCGCCGGCGTACACTATGAAGCCAAATCATTTATGACAGCTTAGATAAATATTAATGCACATGCCCTTGCATTTGCACACGCGGCTATCAATCTAGGatggctgctgcagctgaaagaaggggaaaaagagtggaaagaaggagggagagctGCTTCCTCCATCGACCACAGGGTGGCCTTCTGAGTCTGACAGAGtacaggaaggagaagaagaaggacagagagatgaaggagggGTGCAGGAGCATATGaccagagaaagaggaagaaaaataaaaaagaaacttgtGCTTATGAGTGTGAGCACTAATATGGATCCCTGTTgttcacagcaaacacactcatCCAGTCACTCAGTTGTTCAATCATTGCCTGTCAGTCAAAAATGCAGTCAGCTGGTGAGTCAGGGGTTCTCTGAGGCTTTGGGTTCATACCTGTAAGCTGGCGTTTAGTGCAGTCCCATAGCCAAGACTGGAGGGCAGGTTCTTGACAAGTGATGGGCTTCTagacacaggaaacagaaaaacacaaaaaattatTAGTAACTTAAGAACGAATTGCATAGCAGGGGGATCATCCTGTGTGTATAtggacacagagggagacagtgatggacagaaaaagagagacagacagaggtgtGTTTCAGAATTCGGGCCCTCTGATTCTCTGTGATCCTCCAGATGTCATTGACCTTCAGATCTAGATCTAAGGCGAGGTGACAGAATTCGTACCCTGTGATCTTCTGCGATCTGCGTTTCTGGTACTCCACCTCGTCTACCGTCCACACCGCCCCCTTCACGTTCTCCACGCGCACAAAGCACTTGTGCAGACTGAGGTTGTGGCGAACGGCGTTCTGCAGAGACAAGACACACAGGTCAGAGGGATGAGGTTAAAACGaatcatattcattcattaattgtcaaaaagaaaaagaagaagaggaagaagtcttggaaattgattttttttccttgcattTTGAAGAAATTCTTAACATTCACGCACCATTGATTTAATTAGCAAAAACTGAGGGAGAGCGAATGCTCTTACAAGTTCTGAGCACAGTACATATCAATCAGAGTAAGTAGGCTAAAAGGAGGTAATCAGCATAGCGAATGGCTTATGGTGGTGACAGAAGTGGTAATGGCGGCCTTGATAATGGTGATGTCAGTAACCCTTTCTGCTCTGGAAGAGCATTTCTCTTAATGGACACATCGCTTTAAAGATGACAGTACTGCAAGAAGAAAGACAGTCATCAGGAGGCccttgtgtcactgtgtgtgtgtgtttgagagaaggTGTGTGCATGCACGAATAAGGAGGATTAAGGTGAACTGTGTCTGACATCTATATGTCCAAATATTCTCCACACGGCGTCACATCTGGTGTCGAATGCATGCTTACATGACACAATCGTCTCATTAATTTATTATCGTAGTATTTAAATTCGAACAGCTTATGTCTGTCACACTGTAAACCAGTAAGATGTTTTCAGTAAttacaaaagaggaaaaacctCTAGAAAAAAAGCTCTCTTGTATTAATATGACCATAATTAAAACATGCATCAGACTCTACAAATAATAACCTTGGCTTTAATATCCCTGCCTCTCATATTTATCATCTCCCTTAGCTTGCTGTGTACTGCTCTTTCTCCAAGAAAAAGggattcagaaaaaaaaaaacctcataaGCAGATCTCGCATCTGACCTGAAAATCCCAGGATTTGATTGATCTTAATGCCCATGGCTCTGAATAtgataattttaatattaatgaGCAAATGAGCAGTTTTATTATGCATGCTATATAGTTAGAACTAATAAGCTTCtgggtgagagaaagagagaaagagggggggaAAGTAGGGTTGAGGGGGGTTAGATCCCCTCTTTTTGAGCTGATGAGACCAAGCTGAGATATTAAACtacctttcatttctttctttctttctttttaaacaaattctCTCCGTTAATCAAATGACAAGCCCATCGCTGATCATCCCACTAATACTTACAAAGGGAATTGCGGAGCTGGAGATGTAAATAGATCACCTTGGTTATTGTGCAGGGTGGGAGACACAGAGACGAGATATTTCTAATGTCATTGTGATATCATTGGTATTTTATCACAGGAACaaaggaacttttttttttttgaggaaacCAAGGAACAAGGTGCATATGcatgtgctgttttgtgctgtgaaCGTAACAACAGCCACAAAAGAGAAACGTACCATGTCACAACATTATTACGCAGCAAAACATTGCCGTACTGTACCTAACAAACTGGAAAAGGGCACCGATCTTTTTGCATGCTCTCCTGAATTGGTGATCACACGCCCATGTGCTCATTTGCATCCCAAATCCAAATTAATTCACTTTGCTAAATCTAGTGCTGCGCCACGTCTTGCATACTGATGAGCGGCTGGTTTGAGTTTTCCCTCCAGTCCTCTGTGCAGCCACAAAGGCTAAAAGGCGGCTAACGGATGACGTGCGGGGGGCCACGGGATAAAACGGTGAAGACACAGACGCTCACGCGAGGCTTTCTTTAtcagcaggcagacacactTCTGGTTAAAACATGTGCTGCgggaaaaagacattttttaccATCTTTGTGGAGGCAGACAGGACAATAAAGTTGTCGGGACAGATATACAAATGGGCCCTTTTGTGTGGGTAAATAAAGAGTGCTCCCACCATGACAGGCCAATTCTCACTTTCCTCCCTGCTTTAGTTCCACATGAACACACCCTTAACCCCTGTCTTAGATGCACTTTACATTAGTGCGTGTAcatgtgagctgctgtgtgtgtgtgtgtgtgtgtgcgcgcatctTTGCCCTACCCCTTCACACAACTGAGAGCTGGTTAACAGGCAAACAGCCATCTTTCTTCCTAATTAACCAATGATATGCGAGAGAAGGTGGTTTCAGGAGTAGGAGGTGGGGTGTCTCTCTTAACAAAAGGTGCTGATGATGGAGTGGCTGCTGTGTAATTAGTGCGTCAGAGCACCTCTCCTCTCCACGCCAAGCCTCCGCTATTAATTGCACCAAATTAGAAAACGATATCCGAGGCAGAATAATTCTTTGAGCTGTCATTTCCAAACAGAAAAGGCAGAATGGcggaaaaaataaataagagaaagaACGGGTTCCGTTCgagaggaaggggagaggagCAGAAATCGCTCGGGGTTGAGTCAATATATGCTTTTCTCTGGGTTTTGTTCGACTTCAGCGGGGAGAAAGGAGTGGTCTTAACTGTAAGAGGAGTGAAAGGGCACAGCAGGAGGGCTAcattgagggggggggggttcatcAAGGTTACCTTCCAAGTTGCAGCATTGCGTCTGAAGTAGGCGAACGTGCGTGTGAACCAGCTGTAGATTTCATTAAGCGTTAACTGCATGTCGGCAGAGTCCATGATAGCCTGAAATGAGATGACATCAAATAATGGTTTACTAACGAGACCACgtaactgacacacacacacacacgcacggaTCGAGCGAGCTGCCATGATTCATGCAGCAATTAATTTTAATCTAATCAGGCAAAGTTAATTTATTTCCCACTCACCTGTCTTATGAGGGTTGCATAAGTAAATGGCGGTCTGACATCTGCGTTCTTATAAAACTCATAGTTTGGGGCGATctctggaaaaataaatactgtgtcACCACCTGAAATAATTGGTAAATTTTATTCCTTTAGGTATTGAATTTACTCAAGGTTTCATCAAATTAAaaagggtggggtgggggtggggggggagaaaagggagagaggggaggggagaaaagGAGGTTGGGGTGGGAGGGTTAGAGGGGCCACATCAAATCAGCATTTTCCATGTctaacaaaatgcatttttaattaatctctCTCGTGAGAGATCTTAAACACTAATACATCCATAAAATGAGATCCGTGTAGTTAGTTAGGGTGAAGTTGAATAATTTATGTGTCTTCACACTAAACACAGAGAGTAAATATAAACATCAAAGACAGACCGTTTAAAATGCAAAGCTTAATACATGGAATGTcttaatgtaataaatattgtatttttttgccATTATTTGAACTTAATTAACATTCATGCAATATTTATGCACAGAGGAAGTTCTTGTCTATTTACATATAGAGTGATTAAACACAGGCTTTCTTTCCTAAACCAGACAGACATCACACTTTGGTAAGACCAACAAGCttctgtggttgtgtgtgtgtgtgtgtgtgtttatgagagTGTGTCCTGAatgtgtgcagttgtgtgtgtgtgtgtgtgtgctaaaaaAGTACTCGAACTTCATGGTGGGTTACAGAGCAGTGCTCTGAGTTGAGGCATCACATGTAATTTGCTATTTCAACATTATGCTGTCATTAAATTTGAATTGCGACTcggctgaaagaaaaaaacagtcaagtCAACagattttgaattgaattttaatccaagtcagatctgtgtgtgtgaattagtATTTTATTCATGCTATTTAGGAGATgaacacaaaaatcaaatacTTTTTCACGGGATTCACACGTAATCAAAAACACCGTGAGCACATTTACTTAAAAGTGAATTGTCTTGGCACTGACTGAACAATGTGtgaatacgtgtgtgtgtgtgtgtgtgtgtgtgtgtgtgtgtgtgtgtgtgtgtgtgtgtgtgtgtgtgtggtgtgcagtGCTGAGTAGTTGGTCCTACCTGACGACAGGGGCATGGAGTATTTGTCTGAGTGGCGTCGGCGCATGGCTCCCATGCTGGGGACGTTGGCTCCTCCGAGTACTGATGGCACCTGGGGCATGGCGGCCATGGGTGTGATTGGTGCCGTGGGCGTGGTGGGCGTCTGAGGTAAATTGGGAGGCGATGCTGAGGGCAGGTTCTTGGACATGGTGACACTGGACACCAAGTTGAgctggagggggtggaggaagaCGGTGCGCGGGTGGGAAAGAGACGGATACAAATAGAAgaagcagggagagggagggagggagagagaaaggaaggcaTTATTTTGTGGTTTCTCTGACAGTGCAGAGtgtctgctctcctcctctctaaCACAGCTGTGTTTCCACTAACAAGGCTCGTGGAGAGGAGCCAGCCCATCTCCACTAATTACAACCACCAAATTGTATCATAAGAATTCTAATTAGAGCACGCTGTTCAAGATTATCCAACGATCAGCCTCCGTGTTATCCCGGCCCcatctctctttatctctctatTTATCACTCCCACCCTCactcaccccctcccctccttttcttGCTCCCCCACTACAACCACCCATAATCCTTTCACGCTGAGGCAACGAGCGAGTGAACCTTGTTTGCTGTAGGTGCGAATTGGTTGACCCTGGTCCAGAACCACAACTTTGCTCATGACAAGATGCTCCCCCCTTTGGCCTGAAGGGGTGAAATGAAGTTACTATAGTGACTGTAGTGTTACTATGGTAATAGATATTGGCAGCAAATCCAAGCCACCTCAGCCAAAAATCCTGCTATTACAAGTGGAACCAGTGAGTGGATTGTGCAGTCACAGAATGTAATTAGACCCAGTTGAGTGACCATTCGTACAAGACTAATATTACATCATGAGTTAATAAAGAAACTAGGATCCAAGACTTGTTTCATAGCATCGTGCGGGCCTGGAATATCGACTGCAATtcaataaaatctgtttttgttgtttgctttttgcagTCATGTTCAAGCATTTTTGTGATCAAGAGGAACGTATGGCTCAGAGGGGTAGAAATCCTGAAAGATATGTAATTAAAATTAGTTCTGATAATGCAAAAGTAGTCTTATAGTTACCACAGAAACCCGTGTCCCTCATTTCACCGCAAAAGTGAGATGCTTTTGACCAATATAAAGCCTTTCTTGTGAGCAGGTTTTACGGACTTGAATTGGACAATTCATACAAACATGAACCAACAGCAAAACTCCTGTGAAAGAGGTGAGAGTAGCCACCTGGTTAGGACAGCCAGCTATGCAAAAGAACATTGTAGATATCGTCAGACTGTAGTCTAATTGGCTAGCTGTGGATGGACAGTTATGATCACGGAAATTCAAAAATCATCAACAACACAACCAGAAGTCATTATTACTCTATGAGATGACAGTTATTGTCCCTAATCTGATGAGACATCATGTGGATGAGAAATTATAACAAGTAGAAGTTCATGTTCTTTCGCAAATTAAGGTTGAAAAGACGCTACATGGACAGTTGCGGCGACTGCAGATACACTCACATTGACTcgctcttcatctcctccactcCTTCAACATTAGGGACCAGAGAGCGTTCGTCACCTCTGGCACGAATGCCAACTGTGCTCGCTAATCGTCCAGCTTTTCCACCACTTTTGCGTTTCCCTCCCAAATCTCATGTGAGAGGCTCTAACCGACTGGAAAATTCCTAACTGACCTTTTAGTCTCTGCGCTAATTTAGTTGGAATGGTAATGACATCGTTACATATTCAAACCAAATTGCCTTAATTGTGAGTCTACAAGTAGAATGCATCGGTTTGCGAGAGTCTGAATTAAAACTGACTTGAAAGGTGGATGGGAATGGGGGGCCGAAGGCACTGAGAGACGGAGCAgtgaggctgaggaggaaaagTATCAGCGGTCATTTGTGGCATGTGTTGATAAATACGACGAAATGTCAAGTTTGAGAGACTTTGGCGGATGTAGGGGCTTTTGGATGATAATTATATGCCCACTTAGCTGTAATGAGCTGCTACAGTGATGGGCTGGGACGAGGCCTGGGTGCTCATACAGAACTCTGCTGAGTATAGAGAATGGAAGGTTAGAGAAAGTACATCTGCATATACTTCTGAATCAATAGGTCTAATTGCTGATGTGCAGCTAAATCTCTGATTTATTTACTTAACCTTATGGCTGTGTcgtcttctctttctgttaaCTAATTTTTATGTTCTATTTGACAGAGACATACCCTGCGTACACACACTTGACCActaaaattcattcatttctccaCCAGCAGTTGAGTCATGGGAGTGTAACGTGCAAATCGGCATTTAATTCACAGTGGCTGAGgtcatgtcagtgtgtctgcatCCTCCTACACGCTCGCCACCATAcaatgaactgtgtgtgttttatccaCAAAAGAACATTTGATAAACACTCACATAATGtgtggcaggaaaaaaaaaactcaaaatatgCAAACTAAATTCAAAACAGATGCCTGCAAGTGTGGGTATGGGCATGTATATTTATAAtgtttaaaacataatttcCTGCCTTTCCTTGCCTCCTGTTCACCTACGAGACACAGCAACAAGCCTGACATGTTTGCAGACGCGCAGTCCCGCAAAATAGAACTGATTATGGACAAACGGATGGAAGAGCGAGCACTCTGTCACCTCTCACTCATCTGAGTGCACATTCAAGGTTGTggaagagaggggaagagagagaaagagagacagagagagagagagagagagagagatcttaTTATTCAGAACTTGCAGCCTTCTAACTTTGATTCTCATCCATCCATGGCATGGCCAAAAGGTATCATTTAATGAAGTGTGATTCAGGGAATAAATGGGGTCAGACTGGAGACAGTGCACTGGTGTCTTGCCTTCGTCTGGCTTTGGTTTGTTCCTGTGCCTCACTaatgaaaaaacagaacttATTTCCTTCCCTGATAGGCTAACACAGACTTTTCATATTTATCAAATCTCTCTGTGTGATTTCACGGTAAATCCACGCTGCCATTTGAAAGCCACCAACCATCTCTCTTTTGTTACGTCTGCTCGCTTTcgcacacacagccacatgCATATTATTCAATGCACTGAATCTTCATCTTACCtcccctttaaaaaaaatggggGAGCCTTAAAACTGAGGACTTAACTGTTCGTTTAAGAATTCTGTCTGAATTGCCCCCACCATCAAATGCAATTAGCTGCTCTTTCATGTGTGCTTTATGTAATGCAATACTTCATTAgcatcattcattcatattcaggCATGGATTATAGGCTGCAAATTCTTTATTGGACGAGATGGAACCAAGCTGCTGGAGTtttgaagattaaaaaaaaaagctgggaaagagagagagagagagagagagagagagagagagagagagagagattgaatAGTAAAAAGGGAGTTTGATTCCTGATGGAATTATGGGATAATTATGCTATCTTGTGATTATCTACATTCTATGATGAGAGGTGATGAGGGAAATTATTCTATTGAAAGTAGGCACTTActaagcagcagaaacacactaaCAATGTTTTGCtctcaaatatttcaaaacGTCTAAAAATGGGAGGAAAtaatgtttgcaaaaaaaaagagaaaaaagaaatcttaatATTAAATTCAAATACTGGTTGGGAGAAATGCATTTGCAATCATTcaatggaagagaaaaagaagagaaagaaaatgcagaatgacatcatttttctttttcaatgaccccccccccttcacaagtttggattttttttttctttctgtaaccaatttcagcagcactgcaggtaTTTATGTCAACATCACACCATCTTCACCACTCAGCTGTAATTTTAAGgtgtttgttgttaaaatgacacatcttctcctctctcattccACTTCTGAGCGCCGCTGTGGCCACCGAGCCAAACAGTCATCAGCAGCCAACAGGTTGTTTTGGCTATTATATCTATCACAAAGAAATGACCCAGCGCTTTAGCCAAGGACTCTGCCGCTCTGCCATCTAATACACTTTCCAAACTCTATTGTCCTCTCATGGCTCACAATAGCTGATAAGAAGCAGATGTAACTCTGCATTACAAAATCCTATTCCCCCCCTTTTCATCTTCTGTCACTCACTCGTACAAGTGGCGGTTGGGTTaaactgttcattttctgtgtgggGGGTCGCATTCATAGCCAAGCTTGTTTACTGTAGCAGGAGCAATATGCACTCACTGGTTTGGGAGATGACTTGGGTTCCGAGGGCCGCATGTGCAAGTGGGCCATCATCGCCTGAAGACGCTCACGTTCTTTAGAAAGCTGttaagagaggagaagaagagagtaCATTAGAGTAGATTAGAGTGGAGTAGAGGACAGGAATAGATGAAAGGATGAGAATAAAGAATATGAGACATAAAACTGGTGGTGGTTGAgcgagaagaaagaaagaaagaaagaaagaagaggtcTGATATAAACCAAACAGTTCTGCTGGTGATGGAAGGAGAATAAGAGAGGCTTgggggaaggagaggggaggaggtgcAGACAGGTCAGGCAAAACAAATAgcatttcatctttttgtcAATAGCAAAATTTAGGTCAGCGAGGATCTGACAGTAACAAGCTAGTTGGGCCATAAATTAGCTGGTCCTGAGTGTCTGCTCAAAGTCCTGTGGACACTGTTAGGGGGATGGAGCgcagccagcagctgctgagaGGTGAAGGGGTCTTCCAAACAGGGTGCCAGGTGGCCCCGCCTCCCCGGTCCAGTTAGTGGCCTCGGACATCGCCTATCATCAATCTAATTCACAGGGAGTGACAGGGACCAGACCATGTGAAAGCCTCAACACCcttaatatacacacacacacacacacacacggaccaaacacacagagaaacagacaagcAAGTaggcgtgcacacacatacacagagctgGGCCTCATTACTAGTGACGGCTctcgtggaaaaaaaaaaaaaagagaggaagagagggatggTGGGAGtcaagaatgaaagaaaaagacgaaaaggagaggacagacaacACCAGAGCACGAGTGTAATTGGTCACACTGTAAAGCGCAGGCTTCAATGGTTTTGTGttgcaatgaaaaacaaaacagcaaatgaaataaaatgaaataaataacaaagatccttttgtctattttgtcttttttagcACGGCAACggaatttatttactttaaagcTCTGCAAGATGCCCAGCAATTAGATACAAACTGTTCATCGGACCAGAAAATAACTATGTGGGGGAGGAAATGTTTGACAAAAGACAGGCAGTGGAGGGAGAGAACACAAGTTGTCTTTATGATGTATACCCAACACTTCTGCCATCGCATTTCTTATATTTCTAAGAGTATTGATGCATTTGAATAATGGCCAGCTCTGACCCAAAATACACGACTATGAAAAACCTGAAGGCATGATTTCAACTGGCAGACTGAACATTTCCAGCTGGCACTTTGTTTGAACATACATATCTATTTGTTTCCAAAGGCAGAGGAGCGGTTGTCGGCAGTGCTGAGTAATAATGTCGCTCAATCAGCGCTCTCATTATCTAGCCAGCATGACTTCTTAATAAGGTCACGCTCCACCTACTGAAAATAGTTCCCTCCTTTTGAGCTTTCTTCAGGTGCAAAGTGCAGTTAATTAACACAGCAGACCGGGAGAGATGCGCTAGCTATtaattggaaagaaaaaaaaaaaaggaaagcagaggaaaataaaGCACACGCTTAATTCAATTAAAACAGCCATAATGGCTTTCGTTGTAAGGCCTGAGGATTCCTTTGTTTAGTGGCTTTGTTGAATTCAGCAGGTCCTGCTTGTCTGGAAGTATTAAACAGACCACAGGATGgcctttctctcactcacacaactttcaaaaaataaagttttgactGGATGATTAGTGGCTTCCATGAGATATGAGTTCGCTATAGTAAAATGTGACAATGGTAAAAAACGTAACAATACATATAGTGTAGTTCCAGCTCCGCACTGAGGTGTGGTTTTTCCCTTTTAGTGCTTGGAAGGAAAACTTACCTGTATTTCCAGCTGCTGTACGACTTGCATCTGGACTCTACACTGGGCTGTGCTCCGGTCATCAAGGGCATGTTCACTGTTTAGGTGTCTGGAGGTGGAGGGACAGacggacacacagacacagagagaggttACACACCAACTTTCAAATCATACGTGTCAAAGCTTATAGAAGACAGCAAATTACATTCGTTTTCACCATAATCCACATTTTGGAGGACGATAATCACAGTATCAACCTCATCGCTGTTTGCTTTTAATGATAATATTTCTATACTGAGACAATTATCTATAGGATACAGTTAGAAAGCATTGTTCCACTCTGAAATGAGGTAATTAGAAGTAACATGACAGTGTGCGGAGCCATGTTTAACATGACAATAGGCTTGCGTCAGTTTAGATGGCTAACTTCAGCGCCACCCCGAGCGCGCTGCTTTCCAAAGAGAATAAAAGATGCTAGCCCAGCAGAACGGCTTTGTCTCCTTCGTTTACCgaaaacaatacacacaattTAACACCGGCAACATTTGACACACAAAAGCAGCTCTTCGACTGAAGGTGCATTATCCAGCAGCAGACATATTAAATGTATCTGGTGTGTTCGCCTCATTAGAAGAAAAAGGCAGCCAGACAGCCATAACAGTCAATGAGGGTTTTTGTCTTGATTGGATTTCGTCTGTGGGACACAAAAGAGCCTCACCATTAAGACAGACCTTTATTCCTGCTAAAGCACACATATGCtgacacacgcacgcacatacacaaatatgGAGTGAAAAAAGGGGTTTCTAAAGTGTTGTGATGCTGGGTAATGAGCCTCTATCTAAATGATCATTGGTGACAAACTCACAAAGCAAGCTTTGAGGAGGCATGCTTATGAAATGCCAGAGCTGCCACTTTATCTCCAGTAATTATAGGTTAGCTTGCAGACCCTTCAATGATCATTTACAGCGCTGCCTCCAGTGCATTAGAGGGAGTACaaaatctctccctctctctctggctttcaCTTTAtctaagaacacacacacacacatacacccgcTTACATTATCGCgaacctgcacaaacacaccgatacacaaacacatggaaatACACACTCCCAACCACATATTCCTCTATTCTCATCCTAACCCCTCACTTCTTGTTTATCTGCAACGTGCAAAACAGGAACTCAATGAGC
This Scatophagus argus isolate fScaArg1 chromosome 22, fScaArg1.pri, whole genome shotgun sequence DNA region includes the following protein-coding sequences:
- the foxp2 gene encoding forkhead box protein P2 isoform X4; the protein is MMSPQVITPQQMQQILQQQVLSPQQLQALLQQQQAVMLQQQHLQEFYKKQQEQLHLQLLQQQHPGKQVKEQQQQQQQQQQLAAQQLVFQQQLLQMQQLQQQQHLLNMQRQGLLSLPGPAPGQAALPGQTLPPPAGLSPADLQQLWKDVTGGGGHGMEDNGIKHGNSGTGTGGGGGGGGLDLSTNNSSSTTSSNPAKASPPISHHSIANGQSPVLNHRRERERERERERESSLHEESGGTHPLYGHGVCKWPGCENVCEDFGQFLKHLNSEHALDDRSTAQCRVQMQVVQQLEIQLSKERERLQAMMAHLHMRPSEPKSSPKPLNLVSSVTMSKNLPSASPPNLPQTPTTPTAPITPMAAMPQVPSVLGGANVPSMGAMRRRHSDKYSMPLSSGGDTVFIFPEIAPNYEFYKNADVRPPFTYATLIRQAIMDSADMQLTLNEIYSWFTRTFAYFRRNAATWKNAVRHNLSLHKCFVRVENVKGAVWTVDEVEYQKRRSQKITGSPSLVKNLPSSLGYGTALNASLQAALAETSLPLLGTPGLMNSGSTGPMGGSCHGLLGGDAAGLMGGSPPGLLGGSPPGLLGGSPPGTLSGSPPNLMQSAHEELNGSLDHLDTNGHSSPGYSPPSHMPPIHVKEEPLNMDDDDCPMSLVTTANHSPELDDDRELEEGNLSEDLE